In the Oryzias latipes chromosome 23, ASM223467v1 genome, one interval contains:
- the kera gene encoding keratocan — protein MARLQNLLCIVCLLGLAATQDMPYEELAAQIQACPKECRCPPNFPRAVYCDNKGLKNLPKIPPYTWYLYLQNNLIEALSSNALQNATQLRWINLNRNKITSEGVGDVLSSMTNLAHLYMDDNLLSSVPSPLPASLEHLRLSRNRISKIPAGVFVGLEKLSLLDLQGNKLMDDAVTEVSLKGLNSLVQINLAKNQLSKMPLGLPPSTTQLYLDGNNIDKIPAGYFKGLPKMAFLRLNNNKLGSSGFPKDVFNRSSILDLQLSYNQLTEVPLISSGLEHLHLDHNKITYVNGSKICPVSVDAVDDSLNESVPQLRYLRLDGNEINPPIPRDVITCFRFLRSIVI, from the exons ATGGCCAGACTCCAGAACCTTCTTTGCATTGTATGTCTGTTGGGGCTTGCTGCCACCCAGGACATGCCTTATGAGGAACTTGCTGCCCAGATTCAAGCCTGCCCTAAGGAGTGTCGCTGCCCCCCAAATTTTCCCCGGGCTGTCTACTGTGACAATAAAGGCCTGAAGAATCTTCCCAAAATCCCACCGTACACTTGGTACCTTTACCTTCAGAACAATCTAATTGAAGCCCTGTCATCGAATGCTCTGCAGAACGCAACGCAGCTGCGTTGGATCAATCTAAACCGCAACAAAATCACAAGTGAAGGAGTGGGGGATGTTCTGAGCTCAATGACAAACCTGGCTCACCTGTACATGGATGACAACCTGCTGTCTTCAGTGCCATCTCCCCTGCCAGCCAGCTTGGAGCACCTCCGTCTGTCCCGCAATCGAATCTCTAAAATCCCAGCCGGTGTCTTTGTTGGTCTGGAGAAGCTTAGCCTCCTGGACCTCCAAGGAAATAAACTGATGGACGATGCAGTGACTGAAGTGAGCCTGAAAGGTCTCAACAGCCTAGTACAAATCAATTTGGCCAAAAACCAGCTTAGCAAAATGCCTCTTGGATTACCACCCAGCACTACGCAGCTTTACCTTGATGGCAACAACATTGACAAAATCCCAGCAGGTTATTTTAAGGGTCTACCCAAGATGGCATTTCTGAGgcttaacaacaacaaacttGGTAGCAGTGGATTCCCCAAAGATGTTTTCAATCGCTCAAGCATTTTGGACTTGCAGCTGTCCTATAATCAGCTGACCGAGGTTCCCCTCATTTCCTCAGGCCTTGAGCACCTTCACCTCGACCACAACAAGATCACAT acGTCAATGGCTCCAAAATCTGTCCTGTTTCCGTCGATGCGGTGGATGACTCGCTCAATGAAAGCGTGCCTCAGCTACGTTACCTGCGACTGGATGGCAATGAGATTAATCCTCCAATTCCCAGGGATGTCATCACATGCTTTCGTTTCCTCAGGTCGATTGTTATTTAA